A stretch of Sulfurimonas autotrophica DSM 16294 DNA encodes these proteins:
- a CDS encoding WD40 repeat domain-containing protein encodes MKLVNSKSVVQSVVLLQILDDNTLVVVDANTTVRYFKHDSLELFGGFKVGINHERYKSSVVAYSQNGEYLATLSADCRESRLYNTQSKQMVTKVDRHHGEASCVGIDPLSRYMFSCGDDGKTFAIDVKSGKLVFTLPHHADTINDIAFTKNANWVATASYDRKISLFNLVTMSPKDKLIAHSAPVIKLNFFHKNKLVSVDKNSSAIIWDIYTGKVLQRLEGIHDEVTQMCISGDEQFLFLGTTLGYILLYDLNTYELISGKYIKMVSPITALEFDVELNYLIVGTDDGFLMQYDIYEGEERLKELLKRKDFAEIHKLAEYNPILTYTKVYKLISNLWKNTFKQAKIALQNGDKNKAMLLFNQFKNIPSKNRIIQKLIKDYVEFDKFLNFAKEGKLALAYNLVNTYPVYKESKIYQALEERWKKAFVQAQKYILQPKGIPKAKEILAPYRGISEKTKFVQEILTKGEIYKRLKDAIGQKEFKICFELIKRHPFLKEFPDYDALMTYGDTLYIQAHKYIKENNTHSALKLLQVLKVFSDFSEEAQELIQEIQTKQKFFNAVQDNDIATAYNMMAVSEDLLETDDGVILQQQWNNDVMKANKYAALGNVQDVYAVLKPYMKIESKYTSLATIFGWCYIVQLETALEQNIPQTVLEKGIKNYILSFGLQDQIEDYFESFKKKYPASKLNFELLKKGAISMWRPSMIVKSILD; translated from the coding sequence ATGAAACTCGTCAATAGTAAAAGTGTAGTACAGTCGGTAGTATTACTACAGATATTGGACGATAATACTCTTGTAGTTGTTGACGCAAACACAACAGTTCGATATTTTAAACATGACAGCTTAGAATTATTTGGCGGTTTTAAGGTGGGGATTAATCATGAGCGATACAAATCCAGTGTTGTTGCATATAGTCAAAATGGAGAATATCTGGCAACTTTAAGTGCAGACTGTAGAGAATCCAGACTTTATAATACACAATCCAAACAAATGGTGACAAAAGTTGACAGGCATCATGGAGAGGCTTCTTGTGTAGGTATTGATCCTCTTTCAAGATATATGTTTTCATGTGGAGATGATGGAAAAACTTTCGCAATCGATGTCAAAAGTGGAAAACTAGTCTTTACTCTTCCTCACCACGCTGATACAATAAATGATATTGCATTTACAAAAAATGCAAATTGGGTTGCGACAGCAAGTTATGATAGAAAAATTTCTCTTTTTAATCTTGTCACTATGTCTCCGAAAGATAAACTAATCGCACATTCTGCACCTGTTATAAAATTAAATTTTTTTCATAAAAACAAACTTGTAAGTGTAGATAAAAACTCAAGTGCCATTATATGGGATATCTACACAGGCAAAGTGTTGCAGCGTTTAGAAGGTATTCATGATGAAGTTACACAAATGTGTATCAGCGGGGATGAACAGTTTTTATTTCTTGGTACGACATTGGGATATATTCTGCTTTATGATTTAAATACTTATGAATTAATATCAGGTAAATATATTAAAATGGTTTCTCCAATAACAGCTTTAGAGTTTGATGTAGAGCTGAATTATCTTATTGTTGGGACAGATGATGGCTTTTTAATGCAGTATGATATTTATGAGGGAGAAGAGAGATTAAAAGAACTACTCAAACGTAAAGATTTTGCCGAGATACACAAACTTGCAGAATATAATCCCATACTAACATATACAAAAGTATATAAGCTTATATCTAATCTTTGGAAAAATACTTTCAAACAGGCCAAAATAGCACTGCAAAATGGTGATAAAAACAAGGCAATGCTGTTGTTTAATCAATTTAAAAATATTCCTTCAAAAAATAGAATTATTCAAAAGTTAATAAAAGATTATGTTGAATTTGACAAGTTCTTAAATTTTGCAAAAGAGGGAAAATTGGCACTAGCTTACAATCTTGTAAATACATATCCTGTGTATAAAGAATCAAAAATTTATCAGGCACTTGAAGAGCGATGGAAAAAAGCATTTGTTCAGGCCCAAAAATATATTTTACAGCCAAAGGGTATACCAAAAGCTAAAGAAATTTTAGCTCCATACAGAGGTATAAGTGAAAAAACAAAATTTGTTCAAGAAATATTGACAAAAGGTGAAATTTATAAACGGCTTAAAGATGCTATTGGACAAAAAGAGTTTAAAATATGCTTCGAACTCATTAAACGCCATCCTTTCTTAAAAGAATTTCCTGATTATGATGCCCTGATGACATATGGAGACACACTTTATATTCAAGCACACAAATACATTAAAGAAAATAATACGCATTCTGCTTTAAAACTTTTACAAGTATTAAAAGTTTTCAGTGATTTTAGCGAAGAAGCACAAGAACTTATTCAAGAAATACAAACAAAACAAAAGTTTTTTAATGCTGTACAAGATAATGATATTGCAACTGCATACAATATGATGGCAGTTTCAGAAGATTTACTGGAAACAGATGATGGTGTAATATTGCAGCAACAATGGAATAATGATGTCATGAAGGCTAATAAATATGCTGCTCTTGGGAATGTGCAGGATGTATATGCGGTTTTAAAGCCATATATGAAAATAGAGTCAAAATATACTTCTTTGGCAACAATATTTGGATGGTGTTATATAGTTCAACTCGAAACTGCTTTAGAACAAAATATTCCACAAACTGTTCTGGAAAAGGGTATTAAAAATTATATACTAAGTTTTGGTTTACAGGACCAAATTGAAGATTATTTTGAATCTTTTAAAAAAAAATATCCAGCTTCAAAATTAAACTTTGAACTTTTAAAAAAGGGTGCTATCTCAATGTGGCGGCCTTCAATGATTGTAAAATCAATTTTAGATTAA
- a CDS encoding acetolactate synthase large subunit: MQISGAQMVIEALIAEGVDTVFGYPGGAIMNVYDEIYKQDSFQHILTRHEQAAVHAAEGYSKASGKVGVSMITSGPGFTNAVTGLADAYMDSIPLVVISGQVPMSLIGTDAFQEIDAVGISRSCTKHNYLVTDAKDLPRILKEAFYIARTGRPGPVHVDIPKDVTAQIAEFDYNVELDLETYKPHVKGNPRQIKKAMEAIANAKRPVFYLGGGIINSNAAYEVRDLVHTTGIPAVETFMARGTLSYDDDLLIGMLGMHGSYAANMAMSETDLVIALGARFDDRVTGKLSEFAKNAAVIHVDIDPASISKLVHANYPIVGDIKNVVNEMLKLSSMVDSNNYEPWRETIENFAQLHPLTFHEDSENIKPQWVVKRVGELLGDDANISTDVGQHQMWTAQFYPFTRPRQFISSGGLGTMGFGFPAAIGVKAAVPEKTSINFTGDGSILMNCQELMTAVEKKLPVINIILNNNFLGMVRQWQTLFYDKRHSETDLSVQPDFVKLAEAFGGIGYRVSTKKEFDAALKEAVERNIVAFIDVKVERFENVMPMVPSGGSLFNMMLLEKKESK; the protein is encoded by the coding sequence ATGCAAATTAGTGGCGCACAAATGGTCATTGAAGCTTTAATTGCGGAAGGTGTAGACACAGTTTTTGGCTACCCCGGCGGAGCAATTATGAATGTCTATGATGAAATTTACAAACAAGATAGTTTTCAACATATTTTAACTCGCCATGAGCAGGCAGCGGTTCATGCTGCAGAGGGGTATTCTAAAGCCAGCGGAAAAGTCGGTGTATCAATGATAACAAGCGGCCCGGGATTTACCAATGCCGTAACAGGTTTAGCTGATGCTTACATGGATTCGATTCCTTTGGTTGTAATATCAGGACAGGTTCCTATGAGCCTTATCGGCACAGATGCATTTCAAGAAATTGATGCCGTTGGAATCAGCCGTTCTTGTACGAAGCATAATTATCTTGTAACAGATGCAAAAGATTTACCGCGTATTCTTAAAGAAGCTTTCTATATCGCAAGAACCGGTCGTCCTGGTCCTGTACATGTAGATATTCCAAAAGATGTTACTGCACAGATTGCAGAGTTTGATTATAATGTGGAGCTTGATTTAGAGACATATAAACCGCATGTAAAAGGGAATCCTCGTCAAATTAAAAAAGCAATGGAAGCCATAGCCAATGCGAAGCGTCCTGTGTTTTATCTTGGCGGCGGTATTATTAACTCAAATGCAGCATATGAAGTAAGGGATTTGGTGCATACTACAGGTATTCCTGCTGTTGAAACGTTCATGGCTCGAGGTACACTCTCTTATGATGACGACTTGCTCATAGGTATGCTTGGCATGCACGGTTCGTATGCGGCAAATATGGCGATGAGTGAAACAGACTTGGTTATTGCTCTTGGTGCCAGATTTGATGACCGCGTAACGGGAAAATTAAGCGAGTTTGCTAAAAATGCGGCAGTTATACATGTAGATATAGACCCGGCAAGTATTTCAAAGCTAGTTCATGCTAATTATCCTATTGTCGGTGATATAAAAAATGTTGTGAATGAGATGCTCAAGCTCAGCTCTATGGTAGACAGTAACAATTATGAGCCATGGAGAGAAACAATAGAAAACTTTGCACAGCTGCATCCACTTACATTTCATGAAGACAGTGAAAACATCAAGCCTCAGTGGGTTGTAAAAAGAGTAGGTGAATTGCTTGGCGATGATGCAAATATCTCTACAGATGTTGGACAGCACCAAATGTGGACTGCACAATTTTATCCGTTTACGAGACCCCGTCAGTTTATAAGCTCCGGCGGACTTGGAACAATGGGGTTCGGCTTTCCGGCGGCTATTGGTGTAAAAGCTGCAGTACCTGAAAAAACGAGTATCAACTTTACAGGTGACGGTTCTATATTAATGAACTGCCAAGAATTAATGACAGCGGTTGAGAAAAAACTACCGGTTATCAATATTATCTTAAATAATAACTTTCTTGGGATGGTTCGTCAATGGCAGACACTTTTTTATGACAAACGCCATAGTGAGACTGATCTTTCCGTACAGCCTGATTTTGTAAAACTCGCTGAGGCTTTCGGCGGAATAGGGTACAGAGTTTCTACAAAAAAAGAATTTGATGCAGCCTTAAAAGAGGCAGTTGAGAGAAATATTGTTGCATTTATTGATGTAAAAGTTGAAAGATTTGAAAACGTTATGCCAATGGTTCCGTCAGGCGGAAGCTTGTTCAATATGATGTTGTTAGAGAAAAAGGAGAGTAAATAA
- the ilvN gene encoding acetolactate synthase small subunit: protein MNDNNERRVVSVIVVNEASVLSRITDLFSGRGYNITSLTVAPIPESKYSRLTIVTSGSVRVIEQITKQLHKLIPVLRVYEHADLVEKEMALVKFPITENISDISAICNAYNGKIVNVGNDVIITMVADEPKRVDHYLEAIRKYNPKEIVRSGAVALER, encoded by the coding sequence ATGAATGACAATAATGAAAGAAGAGTAGTTTCAGTTATCGTTGTAAATGAAGCGAGTGTTTTATCTCGCATTACCGACCTTTTCTCCGGACGTGGTTATAACATAACATCTTTAACTGTTGCTCCGATTCCGGAGAGTAAGTATTCTCGTCTGACAATTGTAACATCAGGTTCTGTGCGCGTGATTGAGCAGATTACAAAACAGCTTCACAAGCTTATTCCTGTTCTAAGGGTATATGAGCATGCTGATTTAGTTGAAAAAGAAATGGCTCTTGTGAAATTTCCAATCACAGAAAACATCAGTGATATCAGTGCAATATGTAATGCATATAATGGAAAAATAGTAAATGTCGGTAATGATGTGATTATAACAATGGTTGCCGATGAGCCAAAAAGAGTAGATCATTATCTTGAAGCCATTAGAAAGTATAATCCAAAAGAGATAGTAAGAAGCGGCGCTGTCGCATTAGAGAGATAA
- the lpxD gene encoding UDP-3-O-(3-hydroxymyristoyl)glucosamine N-acyltransferase yields MKLSKIASILECNFEGSDTEIIGINTLKDAKEDEVSFVSNSKYVKDLEHTKAAAVIISENLASQLPADCIPLVTKNPYWSMAILSKYFAPPIEDDTPSQPKIGKNSKVSPKAEIANSAVIGENCTILAHVYIGAQAVIGDNTVIYPSVTVYRDCEIGNNCMIHANTVIGSDGFGFATNEKGEHKKIYQNGNVVIEDDVEIGSNTSIDRAVFGSTVIKKGVRIDNLVQIGHNCEIGEYSVLVSQVGLAGSSKLGRNVVMGGQSATAGHLEIAPFSTFAARSGITSSIKEPGKTYAGFPLMGHRQWLKLQAKLARLIK; encoded by the coding sequence ATGAAGCTGAGTAAAATAGCTTCAATTTTAGAATGTAATTTTGAAGGTAGTGATACTGAAATTATTGGTATTAATACTCTCAAGGATGCAAAAGAGGATGAAGTCTCTTTTGTCTCCAACTCTAAGTATGTCAAAGACCTTGAACATACAAAAGCAGCAGCAGTTATAATTTCTGAGAATCTTGCATCTCAACTTCCTGCAGACTGTATACCATTGGTTACAAAAAATCCTTACTGGTCTATGGCAATTCTTTCAAAATATTTCGCACCGCCGATAGAAGATGATACCCCTTCTCAGCCAAAAATCGGTAAAAATTCAAAAGTTTCTCCCAAAGCTGAAATAGCAAACAGTGCTGTCATTGGTGAGAACTGTACAATTTTGGCGCATGTTTACATAGGTGCCCAAGCTGTTATCGGTGATAATACCGTTATTTACCCAAGCGTTACCGTTTATAGAGATTGTGAAATTGGCAATAACTGTATGATACATGCAAATACAGTAATCGGCTCAGACGGGTTTGGGTTTGCTACAAATGAGAAAGGCGAACATAAAAAGATTTACCAAAACGGGAATGTTGTTATAGAAGATGATGTCGAAATAGGAAGCAATACAAGTATTGACAGGGCAGTATTCGGCTCTACTGTCATTAAAAAAGGTGTTCGTATAGATAATCTTGTACAGATAGGACACAACTGTGAAATAGGCGAATACAGCGTTCTAGTTTCACAGGTTGGACTTGCAGGTTCTTCTAAACTTGGCAGAAATGTTGTTATGGGCGGTCAATCAGCGACAGCAGGACATCTTGAGATTGCACCATTTTCAACTTTTGCAGCTAGAAGTGGAATTACAAGCTCCATAAAAGAGCCTGGTAAAACATACGCCGGTTTTCCTCTTATGGGACATAGACAATGGCTTAAACTTCAGGCAAAACTTGCTAGACTTATTAAGTAA
- a CDS encoding pyridoxal phosphate-dependent aminotransferase — protein sequence MLAKRIDKLSESITMAITALAQELKAEGKDILSFSAGEPDFDTPRVIKDAAIDAINNGFTKYTAVDGIPVLREAIAHKLQRDNDLTYQPNQIIVSNGAKHSLFNLFSTTIEKGDEVIIPAPYWVTYPELVKYFDGTVVELPTSDATAFKITPEQLKNALTEKTKMLILTTPSNPTGAVYSKEELTALGEVLKGTDVLVASDEMYEKLIYEGNFTSAAAVSEDMFKRTITINGLSKSVAMTGWRFGYMAAYHTEIIKAAKKLQSQSTSNINTMTQYAAIAGLDGSADEDIEMMRKEFVKRRDEAVKLFNEVDGLSVLKPDGAFYLFVNIQEVSNDSLTFAKELLATKGVAVVPGVGFGSEGYFRFSFATGIASIREGIKRIDAFVGELKAK from the coding sequence ATGCTAGCAAAACGCATAGACAAACTATCAGAATCTATAACAATGGCAATCACTGCTCTTGCACAAGAATTAAAAGCTGAAGGGAAAGATATTCTCAGTTTTTCAGCCGGTGAACCGGATTTTGATACACCGCGTGTAATTAAAGATGCTGCTATAGATGCAATAAACAATGGATTTACAAAATATACTGCAGTTGATGGGATTCCGGTTCTGAGAGAAGCAATCGCTCATAAATTACAAAGAGATAACGATCTTACATATCAGCCAAATCAAATTATTGTAAGCAATGGAGCAAAACATTCTTTGTTTAATCTCTTTTCTACAACAATTGAAAAAGGTGACGAAGTGATTATTCCTGCACCTTACTGGGTAACCTACCCTGAACTTGTAAAGTACTTCGACGGAACAGTTGTTGAACTTCCAACAAGTGATGCTACCGCATTTAAAATCACACCTGAGCAGTTAAAAAATGCTTTGACAGAAAAAACAAAAATGCTGATATTAACAACACCGTCTAATCCAACCGGTGCAGTTTATTCAAAAGAAGAGCTTACTGCTTTAGGCGAAGTCCTTAAGGGAACAGATGTTTTAGTCGCAAGTGATGAAATGTATGAGAAGCTTATTTATGAAGGTAATTTTACTTCTGCTGCAGCCGTAAGTGAAGATATGTTTAAACGAACTATTACAATCAACGGTTTAAGTAAATCTGTAGCAATGACGGGCTGGAGATTCGGGTATATGGCTGCATATCATACTGAGATTATAAAAGCAGCAAAAAAACTGCAGTCTCAAAGTACTTCCAATATAAATACAATGACACAATATGCTGCTATTGCAGGGCTTGACGGCAGTGCAGATGAAGATATTGAAATGATGAGAAAAGAGTTTGTAAAACGCCGCGATGAAGCAGTCAAACTTTTTAACGAAGTAGACGGTTTGAGTGTTTTAAAACCTGATGGTGCTTTTTATCTCTTTGTAAACATTCAAGAAGTCAGTAACGACTCACTTACATTTGCAAAAGAACTTTTGGCAACTAAAGGTGTTGCCGTTGTTCCCGGTGTAGGTTTTGGGAGTGAAGGCTATTTCAGATTTAGTTTTGCTACCGGCATTGCCAGCATAAGAGAAGGTATAAAAAGAATTGATGCGTTCGTTGGCGAACTCAAAGCAAAGTAG
- the cysE gene encoding serine O-acetyltransferase, with amino-acid sequence MGIFAEIKEDFSNAYKNDPALNSKIDFLFNYPGVWAVAWYRIAHKLYKSNFTRTARIIMGLNQVLTNIDIHPAAVIGKRVFIDHGFGVVIGETAVIEDDVLIYQGVTLGGVSLTHGKRHPTVRQGAVIGAGAKVLGNIVIGEHAKIGANSVVVKEVPDCSTAVGIPAHIIEKGRCKDPFMHNMLPDINKEMFEYLLKRVAILEHILVKENKNLLDQDLELEHIYESFIKSMKN; translated from the coding sequence ATGGGAATATTTGCAGAAATAAAAGAAGATTTTTCAAACGCATATAAAAATGATCCTGCATTAAACTCAAAAATTGATTTTTTATTTAATTATCCTGGTGTTTGGGCAGTTGCATGGTACAGAATAGCACATAAGCTTTACAAATCAAATTTTACAAGAACAGCAAGAATTATTATGGGATTAAACCAAGTACTCACAAATATTGATATCCATCCTGCTGCGGTTATTGGTAAACGCGTTTTTATTGACCATGGTTTTGGTGTCGTCATCGGAGAAACTGCTGTCATTGAAGATGATGTGCTGATATACCAAGGTGTTACCCTCGGCGGTGTCTCTTTAACACACGGAAAACGTCATCCGACTGTACGACAAGGTGCAGTTATAGGTGCCGGCGCAAAAGTTTTAGGTAATATAGTTATAGGTGAACATGCTAAAATTGGTGCAAACTCAGTTGTTGTAAAAGAGGTTCCAGACTGTTCTACCGCTGTCGGTATTCCCGCACATATCATTGAAAAAGGAAGATGTAAAGACCCTTTTATGCACAATATGCTGCCTGATATTAACAAAGAAATGTTTGAATACCTGCTTAAAAGAGTTGCTATACTGGAGCATATTCTTGTCAAAGAGAATAAAAATCTTTTAGATCAGGATCTGGAACTTGAACATATATACGAATCTTTTATAAAATCAATGAAAAATTAA